Below is a window of Salvelinus fontinalis isolate EN_2023a chromosome 31, ASM2944872v1, whole genome shotgun sequence DNA.
AGATAACTCCCCGCACCTCCTCTAACGTGTTTGTCATTAACCTGGCCCTCGCTGACACCACCTTCCTTTGCACCCTGCCCTTCAAGATCCACTACCACCGCAACAGCAATGACTGGGTATTCGGAGATGTGGCCTGCAGCATCACAGGAACACTGTTCTTCGCCAACATCTACATCAGCATCGCCTTCATGACCTGTATCTGTGTGGATCGATATGTGGCCGTCGCCTATCCTCACACTTATCTGAGGCTCCGGAACTCACGTTGCACTGTACTGGTGAGTGCAGCAGTGTGGGTGGTGGCGGGGGCAGCTGTTCTGGCCTTCATCCTAGTGGGACCTCTGGACAGCCAGTACCGTAGCTGCTTTGAAAACTTCTCCCAGAAAGAGTGGGACAGGCGTCTGGTGCCATACAGCATATTCAGTCTAGTCGTCGGCTCGCTACTGCCCTCTGTGGTCATCCTGGTGTGTTACCCTCTGGTGGCGCGGCGCATCGCTCTCATCCGGACCAACACAGCCCGCGGAGCCCTGAGGGTCATCTACACAATCCTCGTTATCACTCTACTCTGCTTTCTGCCCTACCACGTGGTTCACTTCCTGCATCTGCTCCGCCGTCTAGGGGTCATTCAGCACTGTCCCTATGCAAACACCATCTACAATGCCCGGCGGGTGACAATGGCCCTTGTCAGCCTCAACAGCTGTCTGGACCCCCTGCTCTACTACTTCACCACCAGTCACTGTAAGTGGAGTCCCTCCAAGGCCAGATTCAGATGGCTGTGGGATAGGAGGACCATGGGAGTCTACACCATCTCTGTGAGACCGTGATGCTTTTGCTTTAGCTTGCTCTGACTACTAATGAAATGACATGCATTTTATGTTCCGCTCATAAACTCTGAAGGCTCGTGGTGAAGCATTGTTTTTCTTACCGTGTACTGTAAACCACCAATTATTTTGTATACCTTTACATGTAAGCCATGTAAATATTGCATTTACATCTTCCCTTATGTTCATCACTTTAAAAGACCCAGTGCACTTAAAAAACGTGAttttcctgtcatatacagtaccaatccaaAGCTTGGAcacactcattcaaggatttttctttatttttaatattttctacatcgtagaacaatagtgaagaaatcaaaactatgatataacacatatgaaatcatgtagtagccaaaaaggtgttaaacaaatcaaaatatatgtgagattcttcaaagtagccactctttgccttgatgacagctttgcagtcttggcattctctcaaccagcttcatgaggaatgctttttcaacagtcttgaaggggttcccacatacgctgagcacttgttggctgcttttccttcactctacggtccaacttatcccaaaccatctcaattgggttgaggtcaggtgattgtggaggccaggtcatctgatgcagcactccatcactctccttcttggtcaaatagcccttacagagcctggaggtgtgttgtgtcgttgtccggt
It encodes the following:
- the LOC129829792 gene encoding lysophosphatidic acid receptor 6, with amino-acid sequence MNTSVGDVTDNCSTPRDYQFYFFPAVYSLVMALGLPGNVGALYVFIFKITPRTSSNVFVINLALADTTFLCTLPFKIHYHRNSNDWVFGDVACSITGTLFFANIYISIAFMTCICVDRYVAVAYPHTYLRLRNSRCTVLVSAAVWVVAGAAVLAFILVGPLDSQYRSCFENFSQKEWDRRLVPYSIFSLVVGSLLPSVVILVCYPLVARRIALIRTNTARGALRVIYTILVITLLCFLPYHVVHFLHLLRRLGVIQHCPYANTIYNARRVTMALVSLNSCLDPLLYYFTTSHCKWSPSKARFRWLWDRRTMGVYTISVRP